The Crocinitomicaceae bacterium genome includes a region encoding these proteins:
- the ric gene encoding iron-sulfur cluster repair di-iron protein yields the protein METTATVGSFVAKDYRTASIFQKYGIDFCCKGGKTIDEVCTTKNIDSTKLLQELSQVSVQAQGDGVDFRSWPLDLLADYIEKKHHRYIEESTPTIRQFLDKLCKVHGGNHPELFDINQEFTLSSGVLAQHMKKEELILFPFVRNMVESKKNGTPLSQPGFGTIENPIHMMEAEHDMEGERFRTIAQLTNNYTPPADGCTTYRVAFAMLKEFENDLHMHIHLENNILFPQAIELEKTFPMA from the coding sequence ATGGAAACAACAGCAACCGTAGGATCATTCGTAGCAAAAGACTACAGAACCGCGAGCATCTTTCAAAAATACGGCATTGATTTTTGCTGCAAAGGAGGAAAAACAATTGATGAAGTTTGCACAACAAAAAATATTGACTCAACAAAATTATTGCAGGAGCTCTCACAAGTTTCTGTTCAAGCACAAGGAGACGGGGTTGATTTTCGATCATGGCCACTTGATTTACTGGCAGATTATATTGAAAAAAAACACCATCGTTATATTGAAGAATCAACTCCCACCATCAGACAATTTCTTGACAAACTTTGTAAAGTGCATGGCGGAAATCACCCTGAACTCTTTGACATCAATCAAGAATTTACTCTTTCATCAGGCGTATTGGCGCAGCACATGAAAAAAGAAGAGTTGATACTTTTCCCTTTCGTACGCAATATGGTTGAGAGCAAAAAAAATGGGACTCCCCTTTCACAACCGGGTTTTGGCACTATTGAAAATCCTATTCACATGATGGAAGCAGAGCACGACATGGAGGGTGAACGTTTCAGAACTATTGCCCAACTCACTAACAATTACACTCCGCCGGCTGACGGCTGCACTACATATCGTGTTGCATTTGCCATGTTGAAAGAATTTGAAAATGATTTGCACATGCATATTCATCTTGAAAACAATATTCTTTTTCCGCAAGCAATTGA
- a CDS encoding Rrf2 family transcriptional regulator encodes MFSKTCEYGIKAAIFIAVKSGKGERTSLQDIAHEIDSPASFTAKILQKMVHSKIIASVKGPHGGFEITPVQASRVRLAEIVSSIDGDSIYTGCGLGLRNCNEKKPCPVHHRFKQIRDDLRTMLESTTLFDLSADVTNGLAFLKRK; translated from the coding sequence ATGTTTTCAAAAACTTGCGAATACGGAATCAAAGCAGCCATTTTCATTGCGGTGAAATCAGGCAAAGGAGAACGTACCAGTTTGCAAGACATAGCGCATGAAATTGATTCGCCGGCATCATTCACTGCAAAAATTTTGCAGAAAATGGTTCACAGCAAAATCATTGCATCAGTAAAAGGTCCGCATGGAGGATTTGAAATAACCCCTGTTCAGGCATCCCGTGTAAGACTAGCAGAAATAGTTTCCTCCATTGACGGAGACAGCATTTACACCGGTTGTGGCTTAGGCCTCAGAAATTGCAATGAAAAAAAACCTTGTCCGGTACATCATCGCTTTAAACAAATACGAGATGATTTACGCACCATGCTTGAGTCAACAACCTTGTTTGATTTATCAGCAGATGTAACCAATGGATTAGCATTTTTAAAACGTAAATAA
- a CDS encoding GNAT family N-acetyltransferase, giving the protein MKIRKAKISDREEIAALYRSVADSVVGIARRPHEITDTYVYALLNTKPSDIVCLVALDESDQIIALAHGIKNGLEIHSHILSDLTVIVKTDQQSKGVGKQLAQALLQHIANERPDIMRLEMEVPVIPSLIDTFLKGGFHKEGQTIKRIKRPNGTFSDSVLMVWFNPNFKG; this is encoded by the coding sequence GTGAAAATCAGAAAAGCAAAAATATCAGACCGTGAAGAAATTGCAGCGCTCTACCGCTCTGTAGCTGACAGCGTAGTAGGCATTGCCCGACGTCCGCATGAAATTACCGATACCTATGTTTATGCTTTGCTCAACACCAAACCTTCTGACATTGTTTGCCTGGTTGCGCTTGATGAATCTGACCAAATTATTGCACTGGCTCACGGAATAAAAAACGGGCTTGAGATTCATAGCCATATTCTGAGTGACCTCACCGTCATTGTTAAAACGGATCAACAATCAAAAGGCGTTGGAAAACAACTGGCACAAGCACTACTCCAACACATTGCTAATGAAAGACCTGACATTATGCGTTTGGAAATGGAAGTCCCTGTTATTCCAAGCCTGATTGATACCTTTTTAAAAGGTGGATTTCACAAAGAAGGACAAACTATTAAACGGATTAAAAGACCCAATGGCACTTTTTCTGATAGTGTTTTAATGGTTTGGTTCAATCCAAATTTCAAAGGCTGA
- a CDS encoding aminotransferase class I/II-fold pyridoxal phosphate-dependent enzyme produces MHWPKLPTRQIKERVFTALDHNLNYRKESILGLPASYLDQEQFYFDAPFLKDAAYLSVLIHNPNHIGCHTYQKGESYFSGTHELEVDLIRLCAEEIFGAAKNGYDGYVAPGGTEANIQAQWIFRNYFQKEYQAKTSEIGLIFSEDVHYSAYKGCNLLGITPITVKVDENRKWNMDDAEQKISDAQKAGIKYLIIHLTMGTTMFGSVDSSNAITALVRQKGLRYFVHVDAAFGGFIYPFTSGDTDLTFANPEISSITIDGHKMLQAPYGTGIFLCRKGLIEYAKTAEASYVQGTDFTLCGSRSGANAIAVWMILMTHGSDGWKYLMQRLVDRTDQICEKLDEIGIEYFRHPLMNIVTMRAENFPLNVAKKYHLVADNFDNPKWWKIVVMPHVEKHLIDEFLIDLHQSKVY; encoded by the coding sequence ATGCATTGGCCAAAGCTACCCACCAGACAAATTAAAGAACGTGTATTTACAGCCCTTGATCATAACCTGAATTACCGAAAAGAATCAATTCTTGGATTACCTGCATCTTATCTTGATCAGGAACAATTTTATTTTGACGCCCCATTTTTAAAAGACGCTGCTTACTTGAGTGTACTCATTCACAACCCAAATCATATTGGATGTCATACCTACCAAAAAGGAGAATCATATTTCAGTGGAACACACGAATTGGAAGTTGACCTGATTCGCCTCTGTGCTGAAGAAATTTTTGGAGCAGCAAAAAACGGATATGACGGATACGTTGCACCTGGTGGCACAGAAGCAAACATTCAGGCACAATGGATATTCAGAAATTATTTTCAAAAAGAATATCAGGCGAAAACATCAGAAATTGGATTAATTTTTTCGGAAGATGTTCACTACTCTGCTTATAAAGGCTGTAATCTACTTGGCATAACACCCATCACGGTGAAAGTAGATGAAAACAGAAAATGGAATATGGATGATGCTGAACAAAAAATTTCAGATGCGCAAAAAGCAGGAATTAAATACCTGATCATTCATCTTACCATGGGCACCACCATGTTTGGCAGTGTTGATTCATCAAACGCAATTACCGCCTTGGTAAGACAAAAAGGCCTGCGTTACTTTGTGCATGTTGATGCTGCATTTGGAGGATTCATTTATCCATTTACATCCGGTGACACAGATCTTACTTTTGCAAATCCTGAAATCAGTTCAATCACCATTGATGGTCACAAAATGTTGCAGGCTCCTTATGGAACCGGAATATTCTTATGCCGCAAAGGATTAATAGAATATGCAAAAACGGCAGAAGCATCTTATGTTCAGGGAACAGATTTCACTTTGTGCGGAAGCCGTTCAGGTGCCAACGCCATTGCGGTTTGGATGATTTTAATGACGCACGGATCTGACGGTTGGAAATACTTGATGCAACGCCTAGTTGACCGCACTGATCAGATTTGTGAAAAGCTAGATGAAATAGGTATTGAATATTTTCGTCATCCGTTAATGAATATTGTTACCATGAGGGCTGAGAATTTTCCACTCAACGTAGCAAAAAAATATCATCTGGTTGCAGATAATTTTGACAACCCGAAGTGGTGGAAAATTGTTGTAATGCCCCATGTAGAAAAACATCTCATTGATGAATTTTTGATAGATTTGCATCAGAGCAAAGTCTATTAA
- a CDS encoding FKBP-type peptidyl-prolyl cis-trans isomerase, translated as MKKIWFIMTGAVMVACGSTTENTTTTTETTQKTVEETVEEVIPEVQYVADSSAEETIQKYLKEKKWEGVRHESGMYVVTDNPGEGEDRPNLNHEVTIFYKGYLLDGTQFDGTDTEPATFPLSNLIAGWQLGIPMFGKGGKGKLIIPAGLAYGPDDYLDQNGEVLIPGNSTLMFEIELIDWQKAQQRGFPW; from the coding sequence ATGAAAAAAATATGGTTCATAATGACCGGTGCAGTTATGGTTGCTTGCGGTTCAACAACTGAAAACACAACAACAACCACAGAAACTACGCAGAAAACAGTTGAAGAAACCGTTGAAGAAGTGATACCTGAAGTGCAATACGTTGCTGACAGCAGTGCCGAAGAAACGATTCAAAAATATCTCAAAGAAAAAAAATGGGAAGGTGTAAGACATGAATCAGGTATGTATGTAGTTACAGATAATCCGGGTGAAGGAGAAGATCGTCCTAACCTGAACCATGAAGTAACCATTTTCTACAAAGGATATTTATTAGATGGAACTCAATTTGACGGCACAGATACTGAACCTGCAACTTTTCCTTTATCTAACTTGATTGCCGGTTGGCAGCTTGGTATCCCAATGTTTGGTAAAGGAGGCAAAGGAAAACTCATTATCCCTGCGGGACTAGCTTACGGACCTGATGATTACTTAGATCAGAATGGAGAAGTTCTTATTCCCGGGAATTCTACATTGATGTTTGAAATTGAATTGATAGATTGGCAAAAAGCCCAACAAAGAGGCTTTCCATGGTAA
- a CDS encoding response regulator, whose product MSKKIALIEDNLEMRENIQEILQLANYEVHSAENGKKGVELIKNEKPDLILCDIMMPELDGYGVLYMVSKNPETASIPFIFLTAKSEREDFRKGMSMGADDYLTKPFEDTELLDAIERRLNRIEQLSKEFIPSEKGLHDFLDSVNGIESLEKLTHEKRSKKFNKKDSIFFEGDFPNFLYFVNSGKIKTSKMNKDGKDFITGLFNEGDFFGYTEMIKDCNYTESATALENSELTLIPREDFLKLLYSSKDVSSKFIKMLAGNMAQKQEELLNLAYDTVRKRVADSLLKLNEKYNPGHEPGFSMSISRDDLAAIVGTATESVIRTLSEFKADGYINIKGSNITILSPEKLKNFRF is encoded by the coding sequence ATGAGTAAAAAAATAGCATTAATTGAAGATAATCTTGAAATGCGTGAGAACATTCAGGAAATTCTGCAGCTTGCAAACTATGAAGTTCATTCTGCTGAAAACGGTAAAAAAGGAGTTGAATTGATCAAAAATGAAAAGCCTGATTTGATCTTGTGTGATATCATGATGCCTGAATTAGATGGTTATGGTGTACTTTACATGGTGAGCAAAAATCCTGAAACGGCTAGTATTCCCTTCATTTTTCTAACCGCTAAATCTGAGCGTGAAGATTTCAGAAAAGGAATGAGCATGGGCGCTGATGATTACCTGACAAAACCATTTGAAGATACTGAGTTGCTTGATGCCATTGAAAGAAGATTAAACCGAATTGAACAGTTATCTAAAGAATTTATTCCATCAGAAAAAGGCTTGCATGATTTTTTAGATTCAGTGAACGGAATAGAAAGTCTTGAAAAACTTACGCATGAAAAGAGATCAAAAAAGTTCAATAAAAAAGACAGCATATTCTTTGAAGGAGATTTTCCAAACTTCCTTTACTTCGTGAACTCAGGAAAAATCAAAACATCTAAAATGAATAAAGACGGGAAAGATTTTATTACCGGCTTATTCAACGAAGGTGATTTTTTTGGTTATACTGAAATGATCAAAGATTGCAATTATACTGAATCAGCAACCGCGCTTGAAAATTCTGAACTCACCTTGATTCCACGTGAAGATTTTCTAAAATTATTGTACTCATCCAAAGATGTTTCATCTAAGTTTATTAAAATGCTTGCCGGTAATATGGCTCAAAAACAAGAGGAATTATTGAACCTTGCTTATGATACCGTACGCAAACGTGTGGCTGATTCGCTATTAAAACTGAATGAAAAATATAATCCCGGACATGAACCCGGCTTCAGCATGAGTATATCACGCGATGATCTTGCGGCCATTGTGGGTACTGCAACTGAATCAGTAATTAGAACATTGTCTGAGTTCAAAGCTGATGGATATATCAATATTAAAGGTTCAAACATCACTATTCTTTCGCCTGAAAAATTGAAGAATTTCAGATTCTGA
- a CDS encoding PAS domain S-box protein: MKVDLAKFSGHQVYRILFASINEGVIIVNKDGAILLANPRSHELFGYDEGTLENVTIEQLVPEASREKHVKLRTNFHASPRKRSMGEGMNLQAVRKDGSKFYVEISLNHFSIEDEIFVAALITDITQRVEQENQIKELNSELERKVLERTQEVRESQELYSAIARNFPNGTINVFDRNLNYIFVEGKELFQLGITSEKLIGTPYLMRLSPEIRPKIQSALMDVFSGEGTDFEIEYKDQFYRLTAVPLSKKNNKIDKILVVEQNITQQHLASQQLEEALQKERSLNEMKSRFVSMASHEFRTPLSTILSSVSLIEKYIENGAFENTPKHIKRIKNSVKGLTDILNDFLSVDKLENEKTEIKISCFDYHHFSKEMVEDMQGMCREGQVIDRIVEGAHTELWCDINILRNILYNLLTNAIKYSGEDQIIGYYTKLEPDRIMIKIEDHGIGIPLLEQEQLFTRFFRAKNAINIKGTGLGLNIVKSYLDMLGGTINFTSEENKGTIFVVTIPIHKYKPDYE; this comes from the coding sequence TTGAAAGTAGATTTAGCCAAATTTAGTGGACATCAGGTATATAGAATCCTGTTTGCTTCAATCAATGAAGGCGTTATCATTGTGAATAAGGATGGAGCCATCTTACTGGCCAATCCGCGCAGTCATGAATTATTTGGGTATGATGAAGGTACCCTTGAAAACGTGACCATTGAGCAATTAGTGCCTGAAGCATCACGTGAAAAACATGTGAAATTGCGCACAAATTTTCATGCTTCACCTCGCAAACGATCTATGGGAGAAGGCATGAATCTGCAGGCAGTCAGAAAAGATGGTTCAAAATTTTATGTTGAAATCAGCCTTAATCACTTCTCTATTGAAGATGAAATTTTTGTGGCAGCCCTGATAACAGACATTACACAACGCGTTGAGCAAGAAAATCAAATCAAAGAACTGAACTCTGAACTTGAACGTAAAGTATTAGAGCGCACGCAAGAGGTAAGAGAAAGTCAAGAACTCTACAGCGCCATTGCACGAAATTTTCCCAACGGTACCATCAATGTTTTTGACCGCAATCTCAACTATATTTTTGTTGAAGGGAAAGAACTTTTTCAATTAGGGATAACCAGTGAAAAGTTGATTGGCACTCCCTATCTCATGCGGCTGTCACCTGAAATCAGACCCAAAATTCAATCAGCACTCATGGATGTTTTCAGTGGTGAGGGCACAGATTTTGAAATTGAATACAAGGATCAGTTTTATCGTCTTACTGCGGTGCCATTGTCCAAAAAGAATAATAAAATTGATAAGATTTTGGTGGTTGAACAAAATATCACCCAACAGCATTTGGCTTCACAGCAACTTGAAGAAGCATTGCAGAAAGAACGATCACTGAATGAAATGAAATCTCGGTTTGTGAGTATGGCCTCACATGAATTCAGAACACCGCTTAGCACCATTCTATCATCTGTTTCACTGATTGAAAAATACATTGAAAACGGCGCTTTTGAAAATACTCCTAAGCACATTAAACGCATTAAAAATTCAGTGAAAGGGTTAACAGATATTCTCAATGACTTTTTATCCGTTGACAAATTGGAGAATGAAAAAACAGAAATAAAAATTAGTTGTTTTGATTACCATCATTTTTCAAAAGAGATGGTTGAAGACATGCAGGGAATGTGCCGTGAAGGACAAGTAATTGACAGAATTGTTGAAGGTGCCCACACTGAACTTTGGTGTGATATTAATATTCTGCGCAATATTTTGTACAACCTCCTTACCAATGCAATCAAATATTCAGGTGAAGATCAAATTATCGGATACTACACAAAACTTGAACCTGATCGCATCATGATAAAAATTGAAGACCATGGTATTGGAATTCCATTGCTTGAACAAGAGCAGTTGTTTACCCGGTTTTTCAGAGCCAAGAATGCAATTAACATCAAAGGCACAGGTCTTGGGTTGAATATTGTGAAGAGTTATCTTGATATGCTGGGAGGAACAATTAACTTTACAAGCGAAGAGAATAAAGGAACTATCTTTGTAGTTACCATACCCATTCATAAATACAAACCAGATTATGAGTAA
- a CDS encoding universal stress protein — translation MAMKSFQSILIPTDYSVTANRAARMGVALAKDMGAEVFIFHSFGLPVIGVAESIAIADDIKHTEGKKLDKYLGELKMEYGDVKIHGILEFGSAVDWMQKIVTAKKIDLIVMGTKGQTDATGVVFGSVASHVVNNVDCPVIIIPQGCRNHTISEVLFATDFHFSDNMASCLAPLLTIINEYDPFVHVANFTQRVSAGHQKNTEELKLTELLRASKHSFHYVEAEDTEQALLEFADKHHCDLIAVVTRHYSMWEKIFHRSLTRKLALHAEKPMLVLHEK, via the coding sequence ATGGCTATGAAATCTTTTCAATCAATACTAATTCCTACAGATTATTCTGTTACCGCTAACCGCGCTGCGCGAATGGGGGTGGCTTTGGCAAAAGATATGGGTGCTGAAGTTTTTATTTTTCATTCGTTTGGTTTGCCTGTTATTGGAGTTGCAGAAAGCATTGCAATCGCTGATGATATTAAACATACTGAAGGTAAAAAACTAGACAAATATTTGGGTGAGTTGAAAATGGAATATGGTGATGTAAAAATTCATGGCATTCTTGAGTTTGGCTCAGCTGTAGATTGGATGCAGAAAATTGTGACTGCAAAAAAAATAGACTTGATTGTGATGGGTACCAAAGGACAAACCGATGCAACCGGAGTGGTATTTGGTAGTGTGGCTTCTCATGTTGTCAATAATGTAGATTGCCCAGTGATCATCATTCCGCAAGGATGTCGCAATCATACGATCAGTGAAGTGTTGTTTGCAACTGATTTTCATTTTTCAGATAACATGGCTTCATGCCTTGCTCCTTTACTTACTATCATTAATGAGTACGATCCTTTTGTGCACGTAGCTAATTTCACTCAACGTGTCTCAGCCGGACATCAGAAAAATACGGAAGAATTGAAATTAACTGAATTGCTGAGAGCTTCAAAACACAGTTTTCACTATGTTGAAGCTGAAGATACTGAACAGGCCTTGCTTGAGTTTGCTGACAAACACCATTGTGATCTCATTGCGGTGGTAACAAGACATTACAGTATGTGGGAGAAAATTTTTCACCGCAGTTTAACACGCAAACTTGCACTGCATGCTGAAAAACCTATGTTGGTTTTGCATGAAAAATAA
- a CDS encoding TraB/GumN family protein: MTRLLKIKSPKTLFSWIFLLSVFTSCAQSDAVDDGNSLLWKIEGKDCHTSYLFGTMHMIEEQYFSMSESLIEKITSSDEIIMEVGGMPDPFETLQLMSLDSGKVHDYFTEEQLPILLEFFDKKLGTDPETFHQLYGKMKPFFILQAISQSYFSENSVSYDLNIMALSKKHDIPLFGLETIEEQLGFFSSIPPDEMANLIMESIENYEKEKKNTNKLMKIYAEEDVEKLIPLMNRQSPEFMAYSDVFLYNRNKAWVPKIETEISTKKCFIAVGAAHLFGEGGLIDLLTKAGYTVTAVSTK, encoded by the coding sequence ATGACCAGGTTACTAAAGATAAAATCTCCTAAAACACTATTCAGTTGGATATTTTTACTCAGCGTATTCACCTCATGCGCTCAATCAGATGCAGTTGATGACGGCAACTCACTTTTATGGAAAATTGAGGGAAAAGATTGTCATACATCTTATTTATTCGGAACCATGCACATGATAGAAGAGCAATACTTTTCCATGTCAGAATCTCTGATAGAAAAAATAACATCATCTGATGAAATTATCATGGAAGTTGGCGGCATGCCTGATCCTTTTGAAACCTTACAGCTTATGAGTTTGGACAGTGGCAAAGTGCATGATTATTTTACTGAAGAACAATTGCCGATATTGCTTGAATTTTTTGATAAAAAACTTGGTACTGATCCTGAAACCTTTCACCAGCTGTATGGCAAAATGAAACCATTTTTTATTCTTCAAGCCATTTCACAATCTTATTTTTCAGAAAATTCAGTTTCGTATGACCTAAATATCATGGCGCTTTCCAAAAAGCATGATATCCCATTATTTGGTTTAGAAACAATTGAAGAGCAACTTGGATTTTTCTCATCTATCCCGCCTGATGAAATGGCAAATCTTATCATGGAATCAATAGAAAACTATGAGAAAGAAAAGAAGAATACAAATAAATTGATGAAAATATATGCTGAAGAAGATGTGGAGAAATTGATTCCGCTGATGAATCGGCAATCACCTGAATTCATGGCGTATTCAGATGTTTTTTTATACAACCGCAACAAAGCCTGGGTTCCAAAAATTGAAACCGAAATCAGCACAAAAAAATGTTTCATTGCAGTAGGAGCCGCACACCTTTTTGGTGAAGGAGGATTAATTGATTTGCTTACCAAAGCAGGTTATACAGTTACTGCCGTGTCAACCAAATAA
- a CDS encoding class I SAM-dependent methyltransferase produces the protein MNASADPIGEALKDYISGNLQAEILVESDLCDDDVIPLEWLTRKLNQMPDLEKKALDLCKGSILDIGAGAGCHALELASRSMDVSAIDISSACIEYLNKKNIRTIHADIWSYQDKQYDTLLLLMNGIGLAGKIDQLPAFLIHLKSLLKPGGTVICESTDLAYLFMDEDGSMLLDLNDRYYGEMKFNMRYKNHETGWFEWLYIDHENLTACAEIAGFHTEIIYIGENMQYLALLKIH, from the coding sequence ATGAATGCATCAGCTGATCCAATAGGTGAAGCGCTGAAAGACTATATCAGCGGAAATCTTCAAGCTGAAATTTTGGTTGAAAGTGATCTCTGTGATGACGATGTTATTCCGCTAGAATGGCTAACCCGCAAGCTGAATCAAATGCCTGACCTTGAAAAAAAAGCGCTTGATTTATGCAAGGGATCTATTTTAGATATTGGAGCCGGAGCGGGATGTCATGCCCTGGAATTAGCTTCAAGAAGTATGGATGTTTCGGCCATTGATATTTCATCCGCTTGCATTGAGTATTTGAATAAGAAAAATATACGTACCATTCACGCCGATATCTGGTCATATCAGGATAAACAATATGACACTCTTTTATTATTGATGAACGGCATTGGTTTAGCCGGTAAAATTGATCAACTGCCTGCATTTTTGATTCATTTGAAATCACTGTTAAAACCTGGAGGAACGGTGATATGTGAGTCAACCGATCTGGCTTATTTATTCATGGATGAAGACGGATCCATGCTTCTTGATTTAAATGATAGATATTATGGTGAAATGAAATTCAACATGCGTTATAAAAATCATGAAACAGGTTGGTTTGAGTGGCTCTACATTGATCACGAAAATTTGACCGCTTGTGCTGAAATTGCTGGCTTTCATACAGAAATTATTTACATCGGTGAAAACATGCAGTATCTTGCTTTACTTAAAATTCACTAG
- a CDS encoding MerR family transcriptional regulator, which yields MSPYVDKQPEKIYYSIGEVADLFGVNASLIRFWEKEFDLIKPHKNKKGNRQFTNQDILAFRKIFDLVKRQGHTLEGAKQKLKETVVNSDKNSEIYQKLLSIRHKLIELDRKL from the coding sequence ATGTCGCCTTATGTTGATAAACAACCTGAAAAAATTTATTACTCCATTGGTGAGGTGGCTGATTTATTTGGTGTAAACGCCTCCCTGATCAGGTTTTGGGAAAAAGAATTTGACCTTATAAAACCTCATAAAAACAAAAAAGGGAACCGACAGTTTACAAATCAAGACATTTTGGCTTTTCGTAAAATATTCGATTTAGTTAAGCGTCAGGGACATACCTTAGAAGGAGCAAAGCAAAAATTGAAAGAAACTGTTGTAAATTCAGACAAGAATTCAGAAATTTACCAAAAACTTCTGTCTATCAGACATAAATTGATCGAATTAGACAGAAAGTTGTAA
- the guaA gene encoding glutamine-hydrolyzing GMP synthase produces MQETILILDFGSQYTQLIARRLRELNVYCEIHPWNKVPFIGDDIRGVILSGSPFSVRDENSPKPDLTAIKGKLPLLGVCYGAQFLAHHFGGEVLPSKIREYGRARLNFVDHGSPLMKHVKAPSTVWMSHGDTIKKIPDHYRLVCSTEDVEFAGYEVVNEKTFGIQFHPEVYHTEFGTQLLKNFVIDICGCSQNWTPDSFVDVTVNGLRQKLGNDKVIMALSGGVDSSVAATLLHKAVGQNLYCVFVDNGLLRKNEFESVLDSYRGLGLNVKGVNAKDEFYSALKGVSDPEKKRKIIGAKFIDIFDREAQLVSDVKWLGQGTIYPDVIESVSATGGPSATIKSHHNVGGLPDFMKLQVVEPLRLLFKDEVRRVGRALEIPETIIGRHPFPGPGLGIRILGDITEDKVRILQEVDYLFIDGLKKAGLYDDVWQAGAILLPVQSVGVMGDERTYENAVALRAVSSTDGMTADWCHLPYEFLAKISNEIINNVKGINRVTYDISSKPPATIEWE; encoded by the coding sequence ATGCAGGAAACCATCTTAATTCTCGATTTCGGTTCACAATACACTCAATTGATTGCCCGCAGGCTGCGTGAACTGAATGTGTACTGTGAAATTCATCCTTGGAATAAAGTTCCTTTTATTGGTGATGATATCAGAGGCGTAATTCTCTCAGGAAGTCCATTCTCAGTGAGAGATGAAAATTCACCTAAGCCTGATCTTACTGCCATTAAAGGTAAACTTCCGCTACTTGGTGTTTGCTACGGAGCTCAATTTTTGGCTCATCATTTTGGAGGTGAAGTGTTGCCGTCTAAAATTCGTGAGTACGGCAGAGCACGCTTAAATTTTGTTGATCACGGTTCACCGCTTATGAAGCATGTTAAAGCACCTTCAACCGTTTGGATGAGTCATGGTGATACCATTAAGAAAATTCCTGATCATTACCGTTTAGTTTGTTCTACAGAAGATGTTGAATTTGCAGGTTACGAGGTAGTGAATGAAAAAACCTTCGGTATTCAGTTTCATCCTGAAGTGTATCACACTGAATTTGGAACTCAATTACTCAAAAATTTTGTGATAGATATTTGCGGATGTTCTCAGAATTGGACACCTGATTCTTTTGTTGACGTTACGGTTAACGGTCTTCGTCAAAAACTGGGGAATGATAAAGTGATCATGGCCTTATCAGGTGGAGTTGATTCATCAGTTGCAGCTACACTACTTCATAAGGCTGTTGGTCAAAACCTATATTGTGTTTTTGTTGACAACGGCTTGTTGCGTAAAAATGAATTTGAATCAGTGCTTGATTCATATCGCGGACTAGGTTTGAATGTCAAAGGTGTCAACGCTAAAGATGAATTCTATTCAGCACTCAAAGGAGTTTCAGATCCTGAAAAGAAAAGAAAAATTATTGGCGCAAAATTCATTGATATTTTTGATCGGGAGGCACAATTGGTTAGTGATGTAAAATGGCTTGGTCAAGGAACTATTTATCCTGATGTAATTGAATCTGTTTCTGCAACAGGTGGCCCTTCGGCTACAATAAAGTCACACCACAATGTAGGCGGTTTGCCTGATTTTATGAAATTGCAAGTAGTTGAGCCGCTACGATTATTATTCAAAGATGAAGTGCGACGTGTTGGTCGTGCGTTGGAAATTCCTGAAACGATCATTGGAAGACATCCTTTTCCCGGACCCGGATTAGGAATTCGTATTTTAGGTGATATCACTGAAGATAAGGTACGCATTTTGCAAGAGGTAGATTATCTATTTATTGATGGGTTGAAAAAAGCAGGTTTATATGATGATGTTTGGCAGGCAGGTGCAATTCTGTTACCTGTTCAATCAGTGGGTGTGATGGGTGACGAGCGGACTTATGAAAACGCAGTTGCCTTGCGCGCCGTTAGTTCAACAGATGGTATGACTGCTGATTGGTGTCATTTACCGTATGAGTTTCTTGCAAAAATTTCAAACGAAATTATCAATAACGTCAAAGGAATTAACCGGGTAACCTATGACATCAGTTCAAAACCACCGGCAACTATTGAATGGGAGTAA